A single region of the Salvia miltiorrhiza cultivar Shanhuang (shh) chromosome 8, IMPLAD_Smil_shh, whole genome shotgun sequence genome encodes:
- the LOC131001226 gene encoding LOW QUALITY PROTEIN: SART-1 family protein DOT2-like (The sequence of the model RefSeq protein was modified relative to this genomic sequence to represent the inferred CDS: inserted 1 base in 1 codon) produces the protein MKEQRLMKSSEGAPEILSWVNKSRKIEEKKSRVNKSRKSRVNKSRKIEEKKSRVNKSRKIEEKRNAEKEKALQLSRIFEEQDNMNMNDEGSDDESAAQDITQHLGGVKVLHGLDKVLEGGAVVLTLKDQSILADGDINEEVDMLENVEIGEQKRKDEAYRDSKKKVGVYDDKFNDEPGVEKKMLPQYDDPVADEGLTLDSTGHFSGEAERKLEELRRRIQGVSASNHGENLNSIGKISTDHYTQEEMAKFKKPKKKKDKLDINALEAEAIAAGLGVEDLGSRKDGRRQILKEEEDRIEAEMRSNAYQSALARAGEASKTLPQEQVPTMQTEEEDAPAFGDDDDELRKSLERARRIALKKQSGTEKSGSMVIKLLASRNANEYASSGDQPENKVVFTEMEEFVWGLQLDGSEDVFMEEDVAASTSDHEMKDEDGGWTDVQEPTPDETHTQEIEEEVAPDETIHEPAVGKGLASALQLLKGRGTLKETIEWGGPNMDKKKSKLVGIVGGDGTKEIRIERTDEYGQILTPKEAFRLLSHKFHGKGPGKMKQEKRMRQYHEELKIKRMKNSDTPSLSVERMREAQAKLKAPYLVLSGNVKPSQSSDPRSGFATLXDKKVEHFLNIKRKAENGESSSQKKPKT, from the exons ATGAAAGAACAAAGGTTGATGAAGTCGTCTGAAGGTGCTCCCGAGATTTTATCTTGGGTTAACAAGAGCAGGAAGATTGAAGAGAAAAAATCTCGGGTTAACAAGAGCAGAAAATCTCGGGTTAACAAGAGCAGGAAGATTGAAGAGAAAAAATCCCGGGTTAACAAGAGCAGGAAGATTGAAGAGAAAAGGAATGCTGAGAAGGAGAAAGCATTGCAGCTTTCACGAATTTTTGAGGAGCAGGACAATATGAATATGAATGATGAAGGAAGTGATGACGAGTCAGCAGCTCAAGACATAACTCAACACTTGGGTGGAGTCAAAGTTCTTCATGGACTTGACAAAGTACTTGAAGGGGGCGCAGTTGTGCTAACTCTCAAAGATCAAAGCATACTAGCTGATGGAGACATCAATGAAGAGGTTGATATGCTTGAAAATGTGGAGATTGGAGAGCAAAAACGAAAGGACGAGGCTTATCGAGATTCAAAGAAGAAAGTTGGTGTTTATGATGACAAGTTTAATGATGAACCTGGTGTAGAGAAAAAAATGCTTCCACAATATGATGATCCTGTTGCTGATGAGGGGTTAACTCTTGATTCAACTGGACATTTTTCTGGTGAAGCTGAAAGGAAATTGGAAGAGCTCCGGAGAAGAATTCAAGGAGTGTCTGCAAGCAATCATGGTGAAAATCTGAATTCGATTGGGAAGATATCAACAGATCATTACACCCAAGAAGAAATGGCCAAATTTAAAAAGCCCAAGAAAAAGAAGGATAAGCTGGACATAAATGCCCTTGAAGCTGAGGCTATAGCTGCTGGACTGGGAGTTGAGGATCTTGGTTCTAGGAAAGACGGGAGACGGCAGATCCTTAAGGAGGAAGAGGATAGGATTGAGGCTGAAATGAGGAGCAATGCTTACCAATCAGCATTAGCTAGAGCTGGTGAGGCATCTAAGACTCTCCCGCAAGAGCAAGTACCTACCATGCAGACTGAGGAAGAAGATGCACCTGCTTTTGGTGATGATGACGATGAGCTCCGGAAATCATTGGAGAGAGCGAGAAGAATAGCCTTGAAAAAACAAAGTGGAACAGAAAAATCTGGCTCCATGGTGATAAAGCTCCTAGCCTCTCGTAATGCCAATGAGTATGCAAGCTCTGGGGATCAACCAGAGAATAAGGTTGTCTTCACAGAGATGGAAGAATTTGTTTGGGGTCTGCAACTTGATGGAAGTGAAGATGTCTTCATGGAGGAAGATGTGGCAGCCAGCACATCCGATCATGAAATGAAGGATGAAGATGGTGGCTGGACTGATGTACAAGAGCCCACTCCAGATGAGACCCACACACAGGAAATAGAAGAGGAGGTGGCTCCAGATGAGACAATTCATGAACCTGCAGTTGGTAAGGGTCTAGCTAGTGCTCTTCAACTTCTGAAAGGTCGTGGAACTCTCAAGGAAACCATTGAATGGGGTGGTCCAAACATGGATAAGAAAAAAAGCAAACTTGTTGGCATCGTTGGTGGAGATGGAACTAAGGAAATACGCATTGAGCGGACAGATGAATATGGGCAGATTTTGACACCAAAAGAAGCTTTTCGTTTACTCTCGCACAAGTTCCATGGGAAAGGTCCTGGAAAGATGAAACAAGAAAAGCGAATGCGACAGTATCATGAGGAGTTGAAAATAAAGCGGATGAAAAATTCTGATACACCATCGCTTTCAGTTGAAAGAATGAGGGAAGCTCAAGCTAAGCTTAAAGCGCCTTATCTTGTCTTAAGCGGAAATGTCAAACCAAGCCAAAGTAGTGATCCGAGAAGTGGTTTTGCAACTC GAGATAAAAAGGTTGAGCACTTCTTGAATATCAAACGCAAGGCTGAGAATGGAGAATCTTCTTCTCAAAAGAAGCCCAAAACTTGA
- the LOC131001225 gene encoding uncharacterized protein LOC131001225: MCRHRRAAACSLILAADPPPPFNATAAWSCCCSPEVDGSGLQSFVLLGVPAAVGLPGVAAGWPAIDGQQLAGGAEHRLTKIGDNRGSVAVRQPPATTSHRGCPPPDLDSHTQSANTKGFCARIIYCNCSNKSFNSFLVTSVHKYIFSNCKSMNLLLIFFIYQSICKSELMSMCWYSGVDVYN, translated from the exons ATGTGCCGCCATCGccgggccgccgcctgctccctcatcctcgcggcagatccgccgccgccgttcaacgccacggccgcctggagctgctgctgttcgcctgaggtcgacggatctggccttcagtcgttcgtcttgctcggagttcccgccgccgttggcttgcccggagtcgccgctggctggcccgcgatcgacggccagcagctcgctggaggagccgagcaccgtctcacaaag atcggagacaaccgcggctccgtcgccgtccgtcaaccgccggcgacgacgagccaccgaggctgccctccccctgacctcgactcacacacgcaATCAGCCAACACAAAGGGTTTTTGTGCGAGGATCATATACTGTAATTgctcaaataaaagttttaactctttccttgtaacttcagttcacaagtacatatttagtaactgtaaatctatgaatttgctactcattttcttcatttatcaaagcatatgtaaatctgagttaatgagcatgtgttggtattctggagttgatgtatacaattga